Proteins co-encoded in one Bradyrhizobium sp. 170 genomic window:
- a CDS encoding penicillin-binding protein 1A has translation MAWGRKKSGGRREPLFGLPAALADLRLSPEDRIPAAVDEEKPKKSVPKRKHEEDDDEPPPRERKPRAARGGARRRAKSRGRFRFGRLIYWGAVLGLWAAIAIIGVVVWVGAHLPAIQSLEIPKRPPTIQIVGVDGSLMASRGEMAGTNVALKDLPPYLPKAFIAIEDRRFYSHYGIDPVGIARAAVANVVHRGVSQGGSTLTQQLAKNLFLTQERTMARKLQEVELALWLERKHSKNEILELYLNRVYFGSGAYGVEAASQRYFGKSAKNVTVAEAAMLAGLVKSPSRLAPNRNPEGAEARAQIVLAAMAESKFISAAQAKASIGHPSYKVKPAGAGTVNYVADWIGEVLDDLVGQIDQSIVVETTIDPKLQSVAEAAIIDELAAKSVKFNVTQGALVAMTPEGAVRAMVGGRNYADSQYNRAVTAKRQPGSAFKPFIYLTAIEGGLTPESIRQDAPLDLKGWRPENYTHEYFGAVTLTQALAMSLNTVAVRVGLEVGPKNVVRTAHRLGISSKLEANPSIALGTSEVSVIELVGAYAPFANGGLGVSPHVVTKIRTSEGKLLYARQPDQLGQVIEPRHVAMMNTMMQETLLSGTARKAEIPGWMAAGKTGTSQDFRDAWFIGYTANLVTGVWLGNDDNSPTRKATGGGLPVEVWTRFMRSAHQGVPVAGLPNAQRGGFMSNLFQTASQTSAEPQPSAPVPQSGGYRPPPARTSAPPPNPSARPEAAAGLDGWLVDRLFGR, from the coding sequence ATGGCGTGGGGACGGAAAAAGAGCGGCGGACGCAGGGAACCGCTGTTTGGGCTTCCGGCAGCGCTCGCGGACTTGCGGCTTTCACCGGAGGATCGCATCCCAGCCGCCGTCGACGAAGAAAAACCAAAGAAGTCAGTGCCCAAGCGCAAGCACGAAGAGGACGACGACGAGCCGCCGCCGCGCGAGCGCAAGCCGCGCGCGGCGAGAGGCGGCGCCAGGCGGCGTGCGAAATCGCGCGGCCGGTTCAGGTTCGGCCGGCTGATCTATTGGGGCGCGGTGCTTGGCCTGTGGGCGGCGATCGCGATCATCGGCGTCGTGGTCTGGGTCGGCGCACATTTGCCCGCGATTCAGTCGCTGGAAATTCCAAAGCGTCCGCCGACGATTCAGATTGTCGGTGTTGACGGCAGCCTGATGGCCTCGCGCGGCGAAATGGCCGGCACCAATGTCGCGCTGAAGGACCTGCCGCCCTATCTACCGAAGGCCTTCATCGCCATCGAAGACCGTCGCTTCTATTCGCATTACGGCATCGACCCCGTCGGCATTGCGCGCGCCGCGGTTGCCAACGTCGTGCATCGGGGCGTGTCGCAGGGTGGCTCGACGCTGACGCAGCAGCTCGCCAAAAACCTGTTCCTGACCCAGGAACGCACGATGGCGCGCAAGCTGCAGGAAGTGGAGCTGGCGCTGTGGCTGGAGCGCAAGCACTCCAAGAACGAAATTCTCGAGCTCTATCTCAACCGCGTCTATTTCGGTTCCGGCGCTTATGGCGTCGAGGCGGCTTCGCAGCGCTATTTCGGCAAATCCGCCAAGAACGTCACGGTCGCGGAGGCCGCGATGCTGGCGGGCCTCGTCAAGTCGCCGTCGCGGCTGGCGCCGAACCGCAACCCCGAAGGCGCGGAAGCGCGCGCTCAGATCGTGCTCGCGGCGATGGCGGAGTCCAAATTCATCAGCGCCGCGCAGGCCAAGGCCTCGATCGGACATCCCTCGTACAAAGTGAAGCCGGCCGGCGCCGGCACGGTCAATTACGTCGCCGACTGGATTGGCGAGGTGCTCGACGATCTCGTCGGCCAGATCGACCAGAGCATCGTGGTCGAAACCACGATCGATCCGAAGCTGCAGAGTGTCGCGGAAGCCGCCATCATCGACGAGCTCGCCGCCAAGAGCGTGAAGTTCAACGTCACGCAGGGCGCGCTGGTGGCGATGACGCCCGAGGGCGCGGTGCGCGCGATGGTGGGCGGGCGGAACTATGCCGACAGCCAGTACAACCGCGCCGTGACGGCCAAACGCCAGCCCGGCTCGGCGTTCAAGCCGTTCATCTATCTGACGGCGATCGAAGGCGGCCTGACGCCGGAATCGATCCGCCAGGACGCGCCGCTCGACCTCAAGGGCTGGCGGCCGGAGAACTACACCCATGAATATTTCGGCGCGGTGACGCTGACACAGGCGCTGGCGATGTCGCTCAACACGGTCGCGGTGCGGGTCGGCCTCGAAGTCGGACCGAAGAACGTGGTGCGGACCGCGCACCGGCTCGGCATTTCATCAAAACTCGAGGCCAATCCCTCGATCGCGCTAGGCACCTCGGAAGTGTCCGTCATCGAGCTTGTTGGGGCCTATGCGCCGTTTGCCAATGGCGGTCTCGGCGTCTCCCCGCATGTCGTGACCAAGATCCGCACCAGTGAGGGCAAGCTGCTGTATGCGCGGCAGCCCGATCAGCTCGGCCAGGTGATCGAGCCGCGCCATGTCGCGATGATGAACACGATGATGCAGGAAACGCTCTTAAGCGGCACCGCGCGCAAGGCGGAGATTCCGGGCTGGATGGCGGCCGGCAAGACCGGCACCAGCCAGGATTTCCGCGACGCCTGGTTCATCGGCTATACGGCCAACCTCGTCACCGGCGTCTGGCTCGGCAATGACGACAATTCGCCGACCAGGAAGGCGACCGGCGGCGGCCTGCCGGTGGAAGTCTGGACCCGCTTCATGCGGTCAGCGCATCAGGGCGTTCCGGTGGCCGGTTTGCCGAACGCGCAGCGCGGCGGCTTCATGTCGAACCTGTTCCAGACCGCGTCGCAGACCAGCGCCGAGCCGCAGCCGTCGGCGCCGGTCCCACAGAGCGGCGGATACCGGCCACCGCCGGCAAGAACTTCGGCGCCGCCGCCGAATCCATCGGCGCGGCCGGAAGCCGCAGCAGGGCTCGATGGCTGGCTGGTAGATCGGCTGTTTGGAAGGTAG
- a CDS encoding response regulator, with protein sequence MSNPSVISIIDDDDSVRAATRNLVRSLGYVVHTFASAGDFLRSPHLNETSCVITDVRMPEMSGLDLQAHLLAKGRTFPFIFVTAFSVESDRDRALKAGATCFLSKPFDGETLIECLETALAQNGAAASK encoded by the coding sequence CAATCCATCAGTCATATCGATCATCGACGATGATGACTCGGTTCGCGCCGCCACCCGGAATCTCGTCAGGTCGCTTGGCTACGTCGTCCATACTTTTGCCTCGGCCGGAGATTTCCTGCGATCGCCCCACCTCAACGAAACATCGTGCGTGATAACCGATGTCAGAATGCCGGAGATGAGCGGGCTCGATCTGCAAGCCCACCTGCTGGCCAAGGGCCGGACCTTTCCCTTCATTTTCGTCACGGCCTTTTCCGTCGAAAGCGATCGCGACCGGGCCCTGAAGGCGGGAGCAACCTGCTTCCTGAGCAAACCATTCGACGGGGAGACCCTGATCGAATGCCTCGAAACCGCGCTGGCTCAGAACGGCGCGGCAGCGAGCAAATGA
- a CDS encoding DUF1330 domain-containing protein: MGHIDPTREVFAQFKANDRPGPIHMLNLVRLRAQAAYPDGRKATGAEAYAAYGRESGPVFERLGGRIVWQGRFELMLIGPEAERWDHCFIAEYPDVAAFAEMIRDPVYREAVKHRQAAVEDSRLIRHAVLPVGKTFGEIPK, encoded by the coding sequence ATGGGCCATATCGATCCGACCAGGGAAGTGTTCGCGCAATTCAAGGCCAATGACCGGCCGGGCCCCATCCACATGCTCAATCTGGTTCGCTTACGCGCGCAGGCCGCCTATCCCGATGGCCGCAAGGCGACCGGCGCGGAAGCCTACGCGGCCTATGGGCGCGAAAGCGGCCCGGTGTTCGAGCGGCTCGGCGGCCGCATCGTCTGGCAGGGCAGGTTCGAACTGATGCTGATCGGGCCCGAGGCGGAGCGCTGGGATCACTGCTTCATCGCCGAATATCCTGATGTCGCGGCCTTCGCCGAGATGATCCGCGATCCCGTCTACCGCGAAGCTGTCAAGCACCGCCAGGCCGCGGTCGAGGATTCCCGCCTGATCCGGCACGCGGTGCTGCCGGTCGGCAAGACGTTCGGCGAGATACCGAAGTAG
- a CDS encoding ABC transporter substrate-binding protein translates to MRKGIFHLATGTAFALALSVSTASAQKKYDTGATDTEIKIGQTNPFSGPASSYATIGKTQAAYIKMINDQGGVNGRKINLVQYDDAYSPPKAVEQVRKLVESDEVLLTFQLLGTPSNAAVQKYLNVKKVPQLFAATGASKFTDPKNFPWTMGFNPNYFVEGRIYGQYILKEYPNAKVGILYQNDDLGKDYLNGIKAGLGDKAAKMVVAEASYEVSDPTIDSQILKIKDAGADLFFSATTPKPAAQAIKKIHELNWKPVHILDINATSVGAVMKPAGLEASKGVISVNYGKDPLDPTWKDDPGMKKYFEFMAKYYPDGDKDSSFNSYGYMTTQLLIHVLKACGDNLTRENVLKQATSLKNVQLDLLLPGISVNTTPDDYRVNKQLQMMKFNGERWEMFGPILEDAGPAG, encoded by the coding sequence ATGAGGAAGGGTATTTTCCATCTGGCGACCGGCACGGCGTTCGCGCTTGCGCTGTCGGTCTCGACGGCGTCCGCGCAGAAAAAATACGATACCGGCGCGACCGACACCGAGATCAAGATCGGTCAGACCAATCCATTCAGCGGCCCCGCCTCCTCCTATGCCACGATCGGCAAGACCCAGGCGGCCTACATCAAGATGATCAACGACCAGGGCGGCGTGAACGGCCGCAAGATCAATCTGGTCCAGTATGACGACGCCTATTCGCCGCCCAAGGCGGTCGAGCAGGTGCGCAAGCTGGTCGAGAGCGACGAGGTGCTGCTCACCTTCCAACTCCTCGGCACGCCCTCGAACGCGGCGGTGCAGAAGTATCTCAACGTCAAGAAGGTGCCGCAGCTGTTCGCCGCGACCGGCGCGTCGAAGTTCACCGACCCGAAGAATTTTCCGTGGACGATGGGCTTCAACCCCAACTACTTCGTCGAGGGGCGCATCTACGGCCAGTACATCCTGAAAGAATATCCGAACGCCAAGGTCGGAATCCTCTATCAGAACGACGACCTCGGAAAGGATTACCTGAACGGCATCAAGGCCGGCCTCGGCGACAAGGCCGCGAAGATGGTGGTGGCGGAAGCCTCCTACGAAGTCTCCGATCCGACCATCGATTCGCAAATCCTCAAGATCAAGGACGCCGGCGCGGACCTGTTCTTCTCGGCGACGACGCCGAAGCCGGCGGCGCAGGCGATCAAGAAGATCCACGAGCTCAACTGGAAGCCGGTGCACATCCTCGACATCAACGCCACCTCGGTCGGCGCCGTGATGAAGCCGGCGGGCCTCGAAGCCTCCAAGGGCGTGATCAGCGTCAACTACGGCAAGGATCCACTCGATCCGACCTGGAAGGACGACCCGGGCATGAAGAAGTATTTCGAGTTCATGGCGAAGTACTATCCGGACGGCGACAAGGATTCGAGCTTCAACTCCTACGGCTACATGACCACGCAATTGCTGATCCATGTGCTGAAGGCATGCGGCGACAATCTGACCCGCGAGAACGTGTTGAAACAGGCCACCAGCCTGAAGAACGTTCAGCTCGACCTGCTGCTGCCGGGTATCTCGGTCAACACCACGCCGGACGATTATCGCGTCAACAAGCAGTTGCAGATGATGAAGTTCAACGGCGAGCGCTGGGAAATGTTCGGCCCGATCCTCGAGGACGCAGGTCCTGCGGGCTAG
- a CDS encoding ABC transporter substrate-binding protein has protein sequence MRSGILHLLAGAAVAIALSATSASAQKKYDTGASDTEIKIGQTVPFSGPASAYAGIGKTQAAYMRMINEKGGINGRKVNLIQYDDAYSPPKAVEQVRKLVEGDEVLLTFQIIGTPSNAAVQKYLNSKKVPQLLAATGASKFTDPKNFPWTMGYNPNYQSEGRIYGQYILKNHPNAKIGILYQNDDLGRDYVTGLKEALGAKAASMIVAETSYELTDPTIDSQIVKLKAAGADLLYDASTPKFAAQAIKKVADLGWKPVHILDINASPVSATLRPAGLDISKDIISTNYGKDPGDPQWKDDAGMKAYFAFMDKYYPEGDKQNTVNIYGYGTAELLVHILQQCGDDLTRENIMKQATSLKNVVGSLSLPGMVINTSPTDYRINKQMQMMKFNGERWELFGPIIEDAGPAG, from the coding sequence ATGAGAAGTGGCATTCTTCATCTGCTTGCAGGCGCGGCGGTTGCGATCGCGCTATCGGCGACATCCGCAAGCGCGCAGAAGAAGTACGATACCGGCGCGAGCGACACCGAGATCAAGATCGGCCAGACCGTTCCATTCTCAGGCCCGGCGTCGGCCTATGCCGGCATCGGCAAGACGCAGGCTGCCTATATGCGGATGATCAACGAAAAGGGCGGCATCAACGGCCGCAAGGTCAACCTCATTCAGTATGACGACGCCTACTCGCCGCCGAAGGCCGTCGAGCAGGTTCGCAAGCTGGTCGAGGGCGACGAGGTGCTGCTCACCTTCCAGATTATCGGCACGCCGTCGAACGCCGCCGTCCAGAAATATCTCAATTCGAAGAAGGTGCCGCAGCTATTGGCGGCGACCGGTGCATCGAAATTCACCGACCCGAAGAACTTCCCCTGGACGATGGGCTACAATCCCAACTACCAGTCCGAGGGGCGTATCTACGGGCAGTACATTCTGAAGAACCACCCCAACGCCAAGATCGGCATCCTCTATCAGAACGACGATCTCGGCCGCGATTATGTCACCGGCCTGAAGGAAGCCCTCGGCGCCAAGGCCGCGTCGATGATCGTCGCCGAAACCTCCTATGAGCTGACCGATCCGACCATCGACTCGCAGATCGTCAAATTGAAAGCAGCCGGCGCCGACCTGCTCTACGACGCTTCGACGCCCAAATTTGCCGCCCAGGCCATCAAGAAGGTTGCCGACCTCGGCTGGAAACCGGTCCACATCCTCGACATCAATGCGAGCCCGGTCTCCGCGACGCTCAGGCCCGCTGGCCTCGATATTTCAAAGGACATCATCTCAACCAACTACGGCAAGGATCCGGGCGATCCGCAGTGGAAGGACGATGCCGGCATGAAGGCCTATTTCGCCTTCATGGACAAATATTATCCTGAAGGCGACAAGCAAAACACGGTCAACATTTACGGCTATGGGACCGCGGAGCTGTTGGTGCATATTCTGCAGCAATGCGGCGACGATCTCACCCGCGAAAACATCATGAAGCAGGCAACCAGCCTGAAGAACGTTGTTGGCAGCCTGTCGCTACCTGGCATGGTCATCAATACTTCGCCTACCGACTACCGCATCAACAAGCAGATGCAGATGATGAAATTCAACGGCGAGCGCTGGGAACTGTTCGGCCCGATCATCGAGGATGCCGGCCCGGCCGGTTAG
- a CDS encoding DUF1304 domain-containing protein, giving the protein MIFIANFLVAVVAALHVFFLVLEMFLWDKPLGLKVFRNEIEKARDSAVLAANQGLYNGFLAAGLVWGLLHPNPGFAFQIKVFFLLCVIVAGAYGAATVSRRILYVQAAPAALALVLLWLA; this is encoded by the coding sequence ATGATCTTCATCGCCAATTTTCTGGTCGCGGTGGTTGCCGCGCTGCATGTGTTCTTTCTCGTGCTGGAGATGTTTCTCTGGGACAAGCCGCTGGGCCTGAAGGTCTTCCGCAACGAAATCGAGAAGGCAAGGGATTCTGCGGTGCTGGCCGCCAACCAGGGCCTGTATAACGGCTTCCTCGCCGCGGGCCTCGTCTGGGGCCTGCTCCACCCCAATCCGGGCTTCGCCTTCCAGATCAAGGTGTTCTTTCTGCTCTGCGTGATCGTGGCAGGCGCCTATGGCGCGGCGACCGTCAGCCGCCGGATCCTCTACGTGCAGGCCGCGCCCGCGGCGCTCGCTTTGGTCCTGCTCTGGCTGGCTTGA